Proteins encoded in a region of the Pseudomonas denitrificans (nom. rej.) genome:
- a CDS encoding TolC family protein has product MSGCAVTTQPIDRSVSEQRARDDLQAMFKDQEPLSGPLTLHEAMARAVKYNLESRLKVMEEALSRRQLDLATFDMLPRMALEAGYAGRNNQSASSSQSVLTNTQSLEPSTSQDRDRDVADLTMVWNVLDFGVSYVSAKQQADQRLIVQERRRKVVQTIIQDVRSAYWRAVAAQRLLDRIDALMARVDGARKDSQQMSQQRIGDPVQALGYQRALIEASRQLEEQRRALSLAKTELATLINLPLGTELTLAAPEGYDVPELKVGLEQLEQQALASRPELREQDYQARISAAETRKAMLRLLPGLEFSAGGHYDSNSFLVNNRWADYGVKVTWNLFNVLSAPAAIDVAKAGEDVNVARRQAMSMAVLAQLYVANANYNEARRQFVTTQELASLDTQIVGQLRNRHQAQGIGELDLIQGELNALQADLRRDLAYAELRNSYGQVFASAGVDPLPSNAPIPS; this is encoded by the coding sequence GTGTCCGGCTGCGCCGTCACCACGCAACCCATCGACCGTAGCGTCAGCGAGCAACGCGCCCGCGACGACCTGCAGGCGATGTTCAAGGATCAGGAGCCGCTCAGCGGCCCGCTGACCCTGCACGAGGCCATGGCCCGTGCGGTGAAGTACAACCTCGAGTCGCGTCTGAAGGTAATGGAGGAGGCGCTGTCGCGCCGGCAACTCGATCTCGCCACCTTTGACATGCTGCCGCGCATGGCGCTCGAGGCCGGTTACGCCGGGCGCAACAACCAGAGCGCTTCCAGCAGCCAGAGCGTGCTGACCAACACCCAGTCGCTGGAACCCTCCACCTCGCAGGACCGCGACCGCGACGTCGCCGACCTGACCATGGTGTGGAACGTGCTGGACTTCGGCGTCAGCTATGTCAGCGCCAAGCAGCAGGCCGACCAGCGCCTGATCGTCCAGGAGCGCCGACGCAAGGTGGTGCAGACCATCATCCAGGACGTGCGCTCGGCATACTGGCGCGCGGTCGCCGCACAACGCCTGCTCGACCGTATCGACGCGCTGATGGCACGGGTCGACGGCGCGCGCAAGGACAGCCAGCAGATGAGCCAGCAGCGCATTGGCGACCCGGTCCAGGCGCTGGGCTACCAGCGCGCCCTGATCGAGGCCAGCCGCCAGCTGGAAGAACAGCGCCGCGCACTGTCGCTGGCGAAGACCGAACTCGCCACCCTGATCAACCTGCCGCTGGGCACCGAGCTGACCCTCGCCGCGCCGGAAGGCTACGACGTGCCGGAGCTGAAGGTGGGCCTCGAGCAACTGGAGCAGCAGGCCCTGGCCAGCCGCCCGGAACTGCGCGAGCAGGACTACCAGGCACGGATCAGCGCTGCGGAAACCCGCAAGGCCATGCTGCGTCTGCTGCCGGGCCTGGAGTTCTCCGCTGGCGGGCACTACGACTCCAACAGCTTCCTGGTCAACAACCGCTGGGCCGACTACGGCGTGAAGGTCACCTGGAACCTGTTCAACGTCCTGTCCGCCCCGGCCGCCATCGACGTTGCCAAGGCCGGTGAAGACGTCAACGTGGCGCGCCGGCAGGCCATGTCGATGGCCGTGCTGGCGCAGCTCTACGTGGCCAACGCCAACTACAACGAGGCGCGCCGCCAGTTCGTCACCACCCAGGAGCTGGCCAGCCTGGACACCCAGATCGTCGGCCAGCTGCGCAACCGCCACCAGGCGCAGGGCATCGGTGAGCTGGACCTGATCCAGGGCGAGCTCAATGCCCTGCAGGCGGACCTGCGCCGCGACCTGGCCTACGCCGAACTGCGCAACAGCTATGGCCAGGTATTCGCCTCGGCCGGCGTCGATCCGCTGCCCAGCAACGCCCCGATACCAAGCTGA
- a CDS encoding beta strand repeat-containing protein, which produces MVTDSAGADSNTAVVQVAITAINDAPTLSGGPYTWVGTSEDTSSQAVTVSSLLAGVTYADVDGPASGIALTASTGSSVWQYSTDGVTWTDVGAVSNGSALLLSGSTLLRYVPDGKNGGTATLTFRAWDQTFGIASLNGIRSTSDTSSNGGSTAFSTGIAQATISVSSVNDAPVLSPSSPVLNTLTDGDVNNVGQAVSSLITGQVSDVDTGAVQGIAITGLSSGVGGTWQFSLDSGASWQDVGTVSTASALLLRSSDRVRFVPDGVHGTTASFTFKAWDQSGITAGQQGFKLDASSSGGTTPFSLVSDTASVTVVAVNDAPTVTSSGGSAAFVEGADVASTPVVVDSGLTVSDSDSPLLYSALVKITGNLRPSEDVLGFTNDPATMGDISGSYNAATGTMTFTSASGASAAQWQAALRSVTYSNSSDTPDTTTRSVSFSVSDGQLDSADVTRSVTVTAANDSPQLSLPGVISLSEDATGIITGIVVSDVDAGTGNVQVTFTLPANSGILFATVSGNIAVDTGLNTISLTGKVADINAYIAGMNLFYSPNANFNGNVTLGVSITDLGNSGGPAKTDSGSLILQVDAVNDAPSTPVVPLLPVSGSEDVPLVLNGISFSDIDAGSGVVQATFSVAPGSGTFSALAGAGVTLTGSGTNQLVLSGSLSDINAFIAGSQVSYLSAANASGIVIVTVSLNDRGNTGTGGAKVSSATFNLDISPVNDAPVNSVPGAQTVLSNETLVFSAGNGNAISISDVDVAGGNLRVTLVGINGLITLGSISGLSFLAGDGTVDAIMTFDGSLADINNALAGLSFTPMAGYHGAASLQIITNDQGQSGSGGQQTDTDIISINVEQPNPRIVGVSAGTPDGTYKVGDQILVLVEFDQSVSVDTTSGRPSLLLETGTIDRTAQYLGGSGSNVLSFLYTVQAGDQSADLNIAGVGALSLNGARIFNARLDDAFSDLPDPASIDSLASRANLVIDGVAPVVNSVTVPANGTYVAGQNLDFVVNFSENVIVDTSGGTPNILVTLDGGGTVLAQYLSGSGSTALLFRLVVSSGQFDSNGISLGSTIQTGGGTLRDSAGNDINTSLNSVASTTGVLVDAVAPTVSSVSVPAGVPYNAGDTLTFVVNTSEAVLVNGSPRLALDIGGRTVFADLVAGSGTSTLVFQYTVQAGDNDADGISVNGLSANGATLRDAVGNNMNLTLNNVGATSGVIVDTVAPTPSAIVTLDPSPTNAGSVRYTVTFSEGVSGVDLSDFALVGTGTAAGSLIGLQQIDARTYQITVSGVSGTGTLGLNLNGSGTGILDAAGNPLSGGLTGAVYSVDRDAPTVTAVSVPAGSLNNAGDTLEFVVQTSEAVVVDGSPKLAIDMGGRTVYADYVSGSGSNSLVFRYTIQAGDNDADGIQVSGLSANGGSLRDATGNALNPSLNGIGDSHGVLVDTRAPTATGVVRLDPSPTGASTVNFLVTFDEDVSGVDAGDFSLVTSNSASGSILSVVQVDARIYRVTVGSVSGQGSLGLAVNAGGISDAAGNALANSLRGDSYVIGSLSDGDPEFRVTTPGVPALPSPTPLQPDVPVVVTPQGTSPVLPPSLFPSEGTGGLPPLGNIFVNNGAPSQSFIAQAFGSSSFGDGSGKGFLGFGGGDAGVFGSSTLAGIFDSDGFDDSSPLKAFDRRSGDIDQGIRGIFGAPSLTQQLQQIHESEQQPLRELAWALGQVAQDRDAS; this is translated from the coding sequence GTGGTCACCGACAGCGCTGGCGCTGACTCCAACACCGCCGTCGTCCAGGTGGCGATCACCGCCATCAACGACGCGCCGACCCTGTCCGGCGGCCCTTACACCTGGGTGGGTACCAGCGAAGACACCAGCTCCCAGGCCGTCACGGTCAGCAGCCTGCTGGCCGGCGTTACCTACGCCGACGTCGATGGCCCCGCCAGCGGAATCGCCCTGACAGCCAGCACCGGCAGCAGCGTCTGGCAGTACTCCACCGATGGCGTGACCTGGACCGATGTTGGCGCGGTGTCCAATGGCAGCGCGCTGCTGCTGTCGGGCAGTACCCTGCTTCGCTATGTGCCCGATGGCAAAAACGGTGGGACGGCCACACTGACTTTCCGCGCCTGGGACCAGACCTTCGGCATCGCCTCCCTCAACGGCATTCGCTCCACCTCCGATACCAGCTCCAACGGCGGCAGCACGGCGTTCTCGACAGGCATCGCGCAGGCAACGATCAGCGTCAGCAGCGTCAACGATGCGCCCGTGTTGAGCCCCTCCAGCCCGGTGCTCAACACGCTGACCGACGGTGACGTGAATAACGTCGGACAGGCGGTTTCCAGCCTCATCACCGGTCAGGTCAGCGACGTGGACACGGGCGCGGTGCAGGGCATTGCCATCACCGGCCTGAGCTCCGGCGTCGGTGGCACCTGGCAGTTCAGCCTGGACAGCGGCGCCAGCTGGCAGGACGTCGGTACGGTTTCCACGGCTTCGGCGCTGCTGCTGCGCAGCAGCGATCGGGTGCGCTTCGTGCCCGACGGCGTCCATGGCACCACTGCCAGCTTCACCTTCAAGGCCTGGGACCAGAGCGGCATCACCGCCGGCCAGCAAGGGTTCAAGCTCGATGCTTCCAGCAGCGGCGGCACCACGCCGTTCTCCTTGGTCAGCGATACCGCCAGCGTTACAGTCGTCGCAGTCAATGATGCGCCGACGGTCACTAGCAGTGGCGGCAGCGCGGCGTTCGTCGAAGGGGCGGACGTGGCGTCCACGCCGGTGGTGGTCGACAGCGGCCTCACCGTGTCGGACAGCGATTCGCCGCTGCTCTACAGCGCCTTGGTGAAGATCACTGGCAATTTGCGGCCCTCCGAGGATGTGCTTGGATTCACCAACGATCCTGCCACCATGGGTGACATCAGCGGCAGCTACAACGCCGCCACTGGCACAATGACCTTCACTTCCGCCAGTGGCGCCAGCGCGGCCCAGTGGCAGGCAGCGTTGCGCTCGGTGACCTACAGCAACAGCTCGGACACCCCGGACACCACCACGCGCAGCGTCAGTTTCAGCGTGAGCGACGGCCAGCTCGACAGCGCCGACGTCACGCGCAGCGTGACCGTGACGGCCGCCAACGATTCTCCTCAGCTCAGCCTGCCCGGCGTGATCAGTCTCAGCGAAGACGCTACCGGGATCATTACCGGCATCGTTGTCTCCGACGTCGACGCGGGTACCGGCAACGTTCAGGTCACCTTCACGCTGCCGGCCAACAGCGGCATCCTGTTCGCGACCGTCAGCGGAAACATCGCGGTTGACACGGGGCTCAACACCATCTCCCTCACCGGCAAGGTCGCGGACATCAACGCCTACATCGCCGGGATGAACCTCTTCTACTCGCCGAACGCGAACTTCAACGGCAACGTCACCCTCGGTGTCAGTATCACTGACCTGGGCAACAGCGGTGGCCCGGCGAAGACTGACAGCGGCAGCCTGATCCTGCAGGTCGACGCGGTGAACGATGCGCCGAGCACCCCCGTGGTGCCGTTGTTGCCGGTGAGTGGCAGCGAGGACGTCCCCCTGGTGTTGAACGGCATCAGCTTCAGCGACATCGATGCCGGATCGGGTGTGGTCCAGGCGACCTTCAGCGTCGCCCCGGGCAGCGGCACCTTCAGTGCCCTGGCGGGCGCCGGCGTAACGCTGACAGGCTCGGGCACCAACCAGCTGGTGCTCAGCGGCAGCCTCAGCGATATCAACGCCTTCATCGCCGGCAGCCAGGTGAGCTACCTGTCGGCGGCCAACGCTTCGGGCATCGTCATCGTGACGGTCAGCCTCAATGACCGCGGCAATACCGGCACGGGCGGCGCCAAGGTTTCATCGGCCACCTTCAACCTGGACATCAGCCCGGTGAACGACGCTCCGGTGAACAGCGTGCCGGGTGCCCAGACGGTGCTCTCGAACGAAACGCTGGTCTTCAGCGCCGGCAATGGCAACGCGATCTCCATCTCGGACGTGGATGTCGCGGGTGGGAACCTGCGCGTGACGCTCGTCGGCATCAACGGGCTGATCACCCTGGGCAGCATCTCGGGCCTGTCGTTCCTGGCCGGTGATGGCACAGTCGATGCCATCATGACTTTCGATGGCTCCCTCGCCGACATCAACAATGCGCTCGCAGGGCTGAGCTTCACCCCAATGGCCGGCTACCACGGCGCGGCTTCGCTGCAGATCATCACCAATGACCAGGGGCAGTCCGGCTCCGGTGGCCAGCAGACCGATACCGATATCATCTCGATCAACGTCGAGCAGCCCAACCCGCGTATCGTCGGCGTCAGTGCCGGCACCCCGGACGGCACCTACAAGGTCGGTGATCAGATTCTGGTCCTCGTCGAGTTCGACCAGAGCGTCAGCGTCGACACCACCTCCGGCAGGCCGAGCCTGCTGCTGGAAACCGGCACCATCGACCGCACCGCCCAGTACCTGGGCGGCAGCGGCAGCAACGTCCTGTCGTTCCTCTATACCGTGCAGGCCGGCGACCAGAGTGCGGACCTCAACATTGCCGGCGTCGGCGCGCTGTCGCTCAACGGCGCGAGGATCTTCAACGCGCGCCTGGACGATGCCTTCAGCGACCTGCCGGACCCGGCCAGCATCGACAGCCTGGCCAGTCGCGCCAACCTGGTGATCGACGGCGTGGCGCCTGTCGTCAACAGTGTCACGGTGCCAGCCAACGGCACCTACGTGGCGGGGCAGAACCTCGATTTCGTCGTCAACTTCAGCGAGAACGTGATTGTCGACACCAGTGGGGGCACGCCGAACATCCTCGTGACGCTGGATGGCGGAGGCACCGTACTGGCCCAGTACCTCAGCGGCAGCGGCAGCACGGCCCTGCTGTTCCGCCTGGTGGTATCCAGTGGTCAGTTCGACAGCAACGGCATCAGCCTTGGCTCGACCATCCAGACCGGCGGCGGCACCCTGCGTGACAGCGCCGGCAACGACATCAACACAAGCCTGAACAGCGTGGCGAGTACCACCGGCGTGCTGGTCGATGCCGTGGCGCCCACGGTCAGCAGTGTCAGTGTGCCGGCAGGCGTTCCCTACAACGCCGGCGATACCCTGACCTTCGTGGTCAACACCAGTGAAGCCGTGCTGGTAAACGGCAGCCCGCGGTTGGCCCTGGACATCGGTGGCAGGACGGTATTCGCCGACCTCGTCGCTGGTTCCGGCACCTCGACCCTGGTGTTCCAGTACACCGTCCAGGCCGGTGACAACGACGCCGACGGTATCAGCGTGAACGGTCTCTCCGCCAACGGCGCCACCCTGCGCGATGCCGTCGGCAACAACATGAACCTGACGCTCAATAATGTGGGTGCCACCTCCGGCGTGATCGTCGACACCGTGGCACCGACACCCAGCGCCATCGTCACCCTCGACCCGTCGCCGACCAATGCCGGCAGCGTGCGCTACACCGTGACCTTCAGCGAAGGCGTCAGTGGCGTCGACCTGAGTGACTTCGCGCTGGTCGGCACTGGCACCGCCGCGGGCAGCCTGATCGGCCTGCAGCAGATCGACGCGCGCACCTACCAGATCACTGTCAGCGGGGTTTCCGGTACCGGCACCCTGGGCCTGAACCTCAACGGCAGCGGCACCGGCATCCTCGACGCGGCTGGCAACCCGCTCAGCGGCGGGCTGACCGGCGCGGTGTACAGCGTCGACCGCGATGCCCCGACCGTTACCGCGGTCAGCGTGCCTGCGGGGAGTCTCAACAACGCGGGCGACACCCTCGAATTCGTGGTGCAGACCAGCGAAGCCGTGGTGGTGGACGGCTCGCCGAAACTGGCCATCGACATGGGCGGGCGCACCGTCTACGCCGACTACGTCAGCGGCTCGGGCAGCAACAGCCTGGTGTTCCGCTACACCATCCAGGCTGGCGACAACGACGCCGACGGCATCCAGGTCAGTGGGCTTTCCGCCAACGGCGGCTCCCTGCGCGACGCCACCGGCAACGCACTGAATCCTTCGCTGAACGGCATCGGTGACAGCCATGGCGTGCTGGTCGATACCCGCGCGCCCACCGCCACCGGAGTCGTGCGGCTGGACCCGTCGCCCACCGGCGCAAGCACGGTGAACTTCCTGGTGACTTTCGACGAGGACGTCAGCGGCGTCGATGCCGGCGATTTCTCCCTGGTGACCAGCAACTCCGCCAGCGGCAGCATACTCTCCGTCGTGCAAGTGGATGCCCGCATCTACCGCGTAACCGTCGGCAGCGTGAGCGGGCAGGGCAGCCTGGGCCTGGCGGTCAACGCCGGCGGCATCAGCGATGCGGCCGGCAACGCGCTGGCGAACTCGCTGCGGGGCGACAGCTATGTGATCGGCTCGCTGTCCGATGGCGATCCGGAGTTCCGTGTCACCACGCCGGGCGTTCCGGCCTTGCCGTCGCCCACGCCATTGCAACCCGATGTGCCGGTGGTTGTCACGCCGCAAGGCACCTCGCCGGTGCTGCCGCCGTCGCTGTTCCCCAGCGAAGGAACCGGCGGCCTGCCACCGCTGGGCAATATCTTCGTGAACAACGGCGCACCGTCGCAGAGCTTCATTGCCCAGGCCTTTGGCAGCTCGTCGTTCGGCGACGGCAGTGGCAAGGGCTTCCTGGGCTTCGGCGGCGGTGACGCAGGCGTCTTCGGCAGCAGCACGCTGGCCGGCATCTTCGATAGCGACGGTTTCGACGACAGCTCGCCGCTGAAGGCCTTCGACCGTCGCAGCGGCGATATCGACCAGGGCATCCGCGGCATCTTCGGCGCGCCGAGCCTGACGCAGCAACTGCAGCAGATCCACGAATCCGAACAACAACCATTGCGCGAGCTGGCCTGGGCGCTGGGGCAAGTAGCCCAGGACCGCGACGCATCCTGA
- a CDS encoding LysR family transcriptional regulator, with the protein MHFDLADLRLIAAIASTGSLSKAAASVPVAVSAASNRLRLFEERCGLSLFARHSDGMTLTPTGRLVLEAGQRVLKEARQLRDTLHELSGERRITLRLAASTVANSTFLPTALGPFLADYPEVDLQLTEQNSKDVLRSVQEGQIDIGVYDGNLPTAGLLSLPFRNDKLVLLVPQDHPLASQHLPSLRDALSFPFVCLPAERAMQRFVEAMAVRNAMPLKVRVRAPSFDAIAQLVAQRVGVAMLPEAAATRMAQELPAVVVPLADAWATRELRICVADWDALSSHARQLVTYLMHEGAAAR; encoded by the coding sequence ATGCATTTCGATCTTGCCGACCTGCGCCTGATCGCTGCTATCGCCAGCACCGGCAGCCTGAGCAAGGCGGCGGCTTCGGTGCCGGTGGCGGTCTCGGCGGCGAGCAACCGTCTGCGCCTGTTCGAAGAGCGCTGCGGGCTCTCCCTGTTCGCCCGGCACAGCGACGGCATGACCCTCACGCCAACCGGCCGCCTGGTGCTGGAGGCCGGCCAGCGTGTGCTGAAGGAAGCCCGGCAGCTCAGGGACACCCTGCATGAGCTGAGCGGAGAGCGGCGCATCACCTTGCGCCTGGCCGCTTCCACGGTGGCCAACAGCACCTTCCTGCCCACCGCGCTGGGGCCATTCCTGGCGGACTACCCGGAAGTGGATCTGCAACTGACCGAGCAGAACAGCAAGGACGTGCTGCGCTCCGTGCAGGAAGGGCAGATCGACATTGGTGTCTACGACGGCAACCTGCCCACCGCCGGTCTGCTGTCGCTGCCGTTCCGCAACGACAAGCTGGTGCTGCTGGTGCCGCAGGATCATCCGCTGGCCAGCCAGCACCTGCCGAGCCTGCGCGATGCACTGAGTTTCCCCTTCGTCTGCCTGCCGGCCGAACGCGCCATGCAGCGTTTCGTCGAGGCGATGGCAGTACGCAATGCAATGCCGCTCAAGGTGCGCGTGCGTGCGCCGAGCTTCGATGCCATTGCCCAGTTGGTCGCCCAGCGGGTGGGCGTGGCCATGCTCCCTGAGGCGGCTGCTACACGCATGGCTCAGGAGCTGCCGGCGGTAGTGGTGCCGCTCGCCGACGCCTGGGCCACCCGTGAACTGCGCATCTGCGTGGCTGACTGGGATGCGTTGTCATCCCATGCGCGGCAGTTGGTGACCTACCTGATGCATGAAGGAGCCGCCGCTCGCTGA
- a CDS encoding phage tail protein → MSEQSYLGSISGWAPNFAPRGWMICAGQILAVQQNSALFSLLGTNFGGNGQTTFGLPNLQGRVPVGVGQSPGTSMYALGQVGARKAPP, encoded by the coding sequence ATGAGTGAACAGTCCTATCTCGGCTCGATCAGCGGCTGGGCCCCGAACTTCGCACCGCGCGGCTGGATGATCTGCGCCGGGCAGATCCTCGCCGTCCAGCAGAACTCCGCGCTGTTTTCGCTGCTGGGCACCAACTTCGGCGGCAACGGCCAGACCACCTTCGGCCTGCCCAACCTGCAGGGCCGCGTCCCCGTCGGCGTGGGCCAGTCGCCGGGTACATCCATGTACGCGCTCGGCCAGGTGGGGGCACGGAAAGCACCACCCTGA
- a CDS encoding DMT family transporter gives MNSLTSLYQRSLRNGVFFAVLSATGFSLKAVFVKLSYAAAPVDAVTVLAIRMGLALPLFLWLIWLSRSPQQPRLTLADGLRILLLGLFGYYLSSLFDFYGLQYISAGLERLILFTYPTLVLLLQMAVNRERPDSRTLVAMGLCYLGLGIALVHDIRVEGGDGQILLGALWVFASAVTYALYYMGTAAVVRRVGSMRLAGLAGGASSVMVLIHYAASGDVQQLATLPGAVWVHGSLMALISTVLPIYWMALAIQRMGATHAAAFGNLGPVLTVFASWALLGEAITVYQIAGLALVLFGVSRLSGAKAAPQPAPKQQAEDCKATG, from the coding sequence ATGAATAGCCTGACCTCCCTCTACCAGCGCAGCCTGCGCAACGGTGTGTTCTTCGCCGTGCTGTCCGCCACCGGCTTCAGCCTCAAGGCGGTATTCGTGAAGCTCTCCTACGCCGCCGCGCCGGTGGATGCGGTAACGGTGCTGGCCATCCGCATGGGCCTGGCGCTGCCGCTGTTCCTCTGGCTGATCTGGCTGAGCCGCAGCCCGCAACAGCCCCGCCTGACGCTGGCCGACGGCCTGCGCATCCTGCTGCTCGGGTTGTTCGGTTATTACCTGTCCAGCCTGTTCGACTTCTACGGCCTGCAGTACATCAGCGCCGGGCTGGAACGGCTGATCCTGTTCACCTACCCGACCCTGGTGCTGCTCCTGCAGATGGCCGTCAACCGCGAACGCCCCGACTCCCGGACCCTGGTCGCCATGGGCTTGTGCTACCTGGGCCTGGGCATCGCGCTGGTGCATGACATCCGTGTGGAAGGCGGTGACGGACAGATACTGCTTGGCGCGCTCTGGGTGTTTGCCAGCGCAGTCACCTATGCCCTCTACTACATGGGCACCGCCGCCGTGGTGCGGCGTGTGGGCTCGATGCGCCTGGCCGGGCTGGCCGGCGGCGCTTCATCGGTGATGGTGCTGATCCACTACGCGGCGAGTGGCGACGTGCAGCAACTGGCGACCTTGCCCGGCGCAGTGTGGGTCCACGGTTCGCTGATGGCACTGATTTCCACCGTGTTGCCGATCTACTGGATGGCGCTGGCGATCCAGCGCATGGGCGCCACCCATGCGGCCGCGTTCGGCAACCTCGGCCCGGTGCTGACCGTATTTGCCTCCTGGGCGCTGCTCGGTGAGGCGATCACCGTCTACCAGATTGCCGGGCTGGCACTGGTGTTGTTCGGCGTGTCGCGGTTGTCCGGGGCCAAGGCAGCTCCTCAGCCTGCGCCAAAGCAGCAGGCCGAGGATTGCAAAGCAACAGGTTGA
- a CDS encoding PhzF family phenazine biosynthesis protein: MPLYLQFEQVDVFAEHPYEGNALAVVVDADELTTEQMQAFARWTQLSETTFLLQPRTPEAHYRVRIFTPLRELPFAGHPTLGSCKVWLHQQDSLELAEIVQECPAGLIRIRRQGRQLAFSAPPLKRSGPLDAATLKLIEQGLGLATGQVRASQWVDNGPGWAGVLLASRAEVLAIRPDYAALQGLNVGVIAPWTGPDAEADVEVRAFMGEECNEDPVTGSLNAGLAQWLIGSGTLSDRYTASQGTVIGRRGRVQIESIDGTIWVGGDVQHCVSGRAVF; the protein is encoded by the coding sequence ATGCCGCTTTACCTGCAGTTCGAACAGGTCGATGTCTTTGCCGAACACCCCTACGAAGGTAACGCGCTGGCAGTGGTGGTGGATGCCGACGAGCTCACCACCGAACAGATGCAGGCGTTTGCGCGGTGGACGCAACTCAGCGAGACCACCTTTCTGTTGCAGCCCCGAACGCCGGAAGCGCATTACCGCGTGCGCATCTTTACCCCGCTGCGCGAACTGCCCTTTGCCGGCCACCCGACGCTGGGCAGCTGCAAGGTATGGCTGCATCAGCAGGACAGTCTCGAGCTTGCCGAGATTGTCCAGGAGTGCCCGGCGGGCCTGATCCGCATACGCAGGCAAGGCCGGCAACTGGCGTTCTCCGCTCCGCCGCTCAAGCGCAGCGGACCGCTGGATGCGGCGACGCTGAAACTGATTGAACAGGGGCTCGGCCTCGCCACCGGGCAGGTCCGCGCCAGCCAGTGGGTCGACAACGGCCCGGGCTGGGCCGGCGTGCTGCTGGCAAGTCGAGCTGAAGTGCTGGCCATCAGGCCCGACTACGCCGCACTGCAAGGGCTGAATGTCGGCGTCATTGCTCCGTGGACGGGCCCGGACGCTGAAGCCGATGTGGAAGTCAGAGCTTTCATGGGCGAGGAATGCAACGAGGACCCCGTCACGGGCAGCCTGAATGCCGGCCTGGCTCAATGGCTGATCGGCTCGGGCACCCTGAGCGACCGCTACACGGCCAGCCAGGGTACGGTGATCGGGCGCCGCGGGCGAGTACAGATCGAAAGCATCGACGGGACAATCTGGGTAGGCGGAGACGTGCAGCACTGCGTTTCCGGCAGGGCCGTCTTCTGA
- a CDS encoding alpha/beta fold hydrolase, translating into MIRSLLTASLLVILSIPAHAGVVAFPSSFRTQDIAVDGATIHVRVGGKGPAVVLLHGFGDTGDMWAPLAMDLVKDHTVVVPDLRGMGLSSIPADGYDKKTQAGDVRAVLASLGIEHSVVVGHDIGTMVAYAYAARYPQQTERLVVMDAPVPGIAPWNDIVRSPMLWHFDFGGADMERLVAGRERIYLDRFWNEFAGDPHKVDEATRQHYAKRYARPGAMHAAFSQFRSIRQDAVDNEASNKTKLTMPVLAVGGEKSFGANEAIVMRNAADNVTEVVVPGAGHWLMEEAPTQTIQAVRQFISP; encoded by the coding sequence ATGATCCGCTCCCTGCTGACCGCATCCCTGCTGGTGATCCTGAGCATTCCGGCACATGCCGGCGTAGTGGCTTTCCCCTCCTCCTTTCGTACCCAGGACATCGCCGTAGACGGCGCGACCATCCACGTCCGCGTCGGCGGCAAGGGTCCGGCTGTAGTGCTGCTGCACGGGTTCGGCGATACCGGCGACATGTGGGCGCCACTGGCCATGGACCTGGTCAAGGATCATACCGTGGTGGTGCCGGACCTGCGCGGCATGGGTCTGTCGTCCATCCCCGCCGACGGTTACGACAAGAAGACCCAGGCCGGCGACGTTCGCGCGGTGCTGGCGTCGCTGGGCATCGAGCACTCGGTGGTGGTCGGCCATGACATCGGCACCATGGTGGCCTACGCCTACGCCGCCCGATATCCGCAGCAGACCGAACGCCTGGTGGTGATGGACGCTCCCGTCCCCGGCATCGCGCCCTGGAACGACATTGTTCGCTCACCGATGCTCTGGCATTTCGACTTCGGCGGCGCGGACATGGAGCGTCTGGTGGCCGGGCGCGAACGCATCTACCTGGACCGCTTCTGGAACGAATTCGCCGGCGACCCGCACAAGGTCGACGAAGCCACCCGGCAGCACTACGCCAAGCGCTATGCCCGCCCCGGTGCGATGCATGCGGCCTTCTCCCAGTTCCGCAGCATTCGCCAGGATGCCGTGGACAACGAGGCGTCGAACAAGACCAAGCTGACGATGCCGGTGCTGGCCGTGGGCGGTGAGAAATCCTTCGGCGCCAATGAAGCCATCGTCATGCGCAATGCCGCCGACAACGTCACCGAAGTGGTGGTGCCGGGCGCCGGGCACTGGCTGATGGAAGAGGCGCCGACCCAGACGATCCAGGCGGTTCGCCAGTTCATTTCGCCCTGA